One Papaver somniferum cultivar HN1 chromosome 10, ASM357369v1, whole genome shotgun sequence genomic window carries:
- the LOC113317811 gene encoding protein SUPPRESSOR OF GENE SILENCING 3-like, giving the protein MYGRNGQGDYWNSVGLDGRGSLLPPEGGSLKRKYGDGDERDPRDLRDPRDEFSRQRQQLLQYGNPNGFPLGHADRGGGDYLAGTSSPFGRDPMLSARGMDDHRSQKHLRVGGDYGSSHSRHVGHGNDSNSKFSDVDTHALKKSFLHYVQLLNENPAQRKEFLEDGKHGRLKCLACGRASKEFSDVHGLIMHTYNSVDLRVDHLGLHKALCVSMGWNYAKAPENSKSYQSLSADEAAARRDDLIMWPPLVIIHNTNSGRGKDGHVEGMGNKTMDNKLRDLGFIGGKAKSLFGKDGHLGITLVKFGADQPALKEAMRLAEYFEKDNHGRGGWARAQSLQPGRNDENNPNLVRVDPKTGEKTRILFGYLGTASDLDKVDYDTRKKTVIESRRECRL; this is encoded by the exons atgtatggGCGTAATGGGCAGGGTGATTATTGGAATTCCGTAGGGTTGGATGGACGTGGTTCATTGCTGCCACCTGAAGGTGGTTCCTTGAAGAGGAAATATGGAGACGGAGACGAACGAGACCCGAGAGATCTAAGAGACCCAAGGGATGAATTTTCTAGGCAAAGACAGCAGCTTTTACAGTATGGAAATCCTAATGGGTTTCCTTTGGGACATGCTGACAGAGGTGGTGGTGATTATTTAGCTGGAACAAGTAGTCCATTTGGTAGGGATCCAATGTTGTCCGCTAGAGGAATGGATGATCATAGGTCTCAAAAGCATTTGAGAGTTGGAGGAGATTATGGTAGTTCACATTCTCGGCATGTTGGACATGGGAATGATTCAAATTCTAAGTTTTCTGATGTTGATACACATGCATTGAAGAAATCGTTTCTCCACTATGTGCAATTACTAAATGAAAATCCTGCTCAAAGGAAGGAATTTTTGGAGGATGGAAAGCATGGGCGTTTGAAATGCCTCGCGTGTGGCAG GGCATCTAAAGAATTTTCGGATGTGCATGGTCTAATTATGCACACATACAACTCAGTTGACTTGCGAGTAGATCATCTGGGCCTACACAAGGCTTTGTGTGTTTCAATGGGTTGGAATTATGCAAAAGCTCCTGAAAACTCCAAGAGTTACCAGTCATTATCTGCGGATGAAGCAGCAGCAAGGAGGGATGATCTTATAATGTGGCCACCTTTGGTGATCATTCATAACACAAATTCAGGCCGGGGTAAAGATGGCCACGTGGAGGGTATGGGAAACAAGACGATGGATAATAAACTTAGAG ATCTCGGTTTTATCGGTGGCAAGGCAAAGTCCTTGTTTGGTAAGGATGGTCATTTGGGCATTACGTTGGTGAAATTTGGAGCTGATCAACCAGCCTTGAAGGAGGCCATGCGCCTGGCAGAATACTTTGAGAAGGATAATCATGGGCGTGGTGGCTGGGCCCGTGCTCAATCTCTACAGCCAGGTAGGAATGATGAAAATAACCCTAACTTGGTCAGGGTGGATCCGAAGACAGGCGAGAAAACTAGAATCCTATTTGGGTATTTGGGAACTGCATCAGATCTTGACAAAGTTGATTATGATACGAGGAAGAAGACCGTAATAGAGAGCAGAAGAGAATGCAGGCTTTAG